In Desulfovibrio sp. UCD-KL4C, a single genomic region encodes these proteins:
- a CDS encoding alkaline phosphatase, whose product MTFYRKGKHLILLFVCAVLLTAIPAHAKTKSVKVYKGTPAKYVFLFIGDGMGIPQRAAAEAFLGKQLVMNSFPSQGMTTTYAADRFITGSAAAGTAIASGQKTNIGMLGMTPRQKDVKSIAEVARDKGMKVGIVSSVSIDHATPAAFYAHVPTRGQYYDIDVALSQSNFDFFAGGGLKDPSNKKDNSKNFKGNALNLIKDAGYKVVTDKKDFMALKPSDGKVVAWNAWLQDAKALPYVMDMRPQDITLPEFTQKAIEMLDNSKGFFLMVEGGKIDWACHANDAAAFIRNTVSFDDSIAKAVAFAKKHPSETLIVITGDHECGGLTLGFAGTKYGSYYDALNPQDVSFQKFTDEVVKLWKSEHKGDVNFDDIKPTITNYFGLKFEGDYKKDPMVVKPYQLAMLKDAYVRTMKDDKCKTPELYNMYGGYDPLTTTITHVLDNNAGLGWTSFKHTGVPIATSAMGLGSTSFNGYYDNTDIALKIMSVMGVSPRVYSRNEHIKIAAK is encoded by the coding sequence ATGACTTTTTATCGTAAAGGTAAACATTTAATATTGTTGTTCGTCTGTGCTGTTCTTCTTACAGCAATTCCGGCCCATGCTAAAACCAAATCCGTGAAGGTTTATAAAGGAACTCCTGCTAAATATGTATTTCTCTTTATCGGTGATGGAATGGGAATACCGCAGAGAGCTGCTGCCGAAGCCTTTTTAGGTAAGCAGTTAGTTATGAACAGTTTTCCTTCACAGGGGATGACAACAACTTATGCTGCTGACAGGTTTATCACAGGTTCCGCTGCAGCCGGAACTGCTATTGCGAGTGGACAGAAAACTAACATCGGAATGCTCGGTATGACTCCACGCCAGAAAGATGTTAAATCCATTGCAGAAGTTGCTCGAGATAAAGGAATGAAAGTTGGTATTGTTTCAAGTGTCTCAATTGACCATGCTACACCTGCAGCATTTTATGCTCATGTTCCTACTCGCGGACAGTATTATGATATTGATGTAGCTCTTTCTCAGAGTAATTTTGACTTTTTCGCAGGTGGCGGACTTAAAGATCCATCTAACAAAAAAGATAATTCTAAAAATTTCAAGGGAAATGCTCTTAATTTGATCAAAGATGCCGGATATAAAGTTGTAACTGATAAAAAAGACTTTATGGCTCTTAAGCCTTCAGATGGAAAAGTAGTTGCATGGAATGCATGGTTGCAGGATGCAAAAGCTCTTCCTTATGTAATGGATATGCGTCCACAGGATATTACTCTTCCTGAGTTTACTCAGAAAGCAATTGAGATGCTCGACAATTCTAAAGGCTTTTTCCTGATGGTTGAAGGTGGAAAAATTGACTGGGCATGTCACGCTAACGATGCTGCTGCATTTATTCGTAACACTGTTTCTTTTGATGATTCAATCGCAAAAGCTGTTGCATTTGCGAAAAAACATCCTTCTGAGACTCTCATTGTTATCACCGGTGACCACGAATGTGGTGGCCTGACTCTTGGATTTGCCGGAACAAAGTACGGTTCTTACTACGATGCTCTTAACCCGCAGGATGTATCCTTTCAGAAGTTTACTGATGAAGTCGTTAAACTTTGGAAGAGTGAGCATAAGGGCGACGTAAACTTTGATGATATTAAACCTACCATTACTAATTACTTCGGACTTAAGTTTGAAGGTGATTACAAAAAAGATCCTATGGTTGTTAAACCTTACCAGCTTGCAATGCTTAAAGATGCTTACGTTCGTACTATGAAAGATGATAAATGTAAGACTCCTGAGTTATATAATATGTATGGCGGTTATGATCCATTGACCACCACAATCACCCATGTTCTGGATAATAATGCAGGACTTGGATGGACTTCCTTTAAACATACCGGAGTTCCGATTGCTACTTCTGCAATGGGCTTAGGATCAACTTCATTCAACGGTTACTATGACAATACTGATATTGCTCTAAAAATTATGTCAGTAATGGGCGTTTCTCCACGCGTTTATTCAAGAAATGAACACATCAAGATTGCTGCTAAATAA
- a CDS encoding cytochrome c3 family protein — MQKKFFPIIIITVLLLGLAVTGYILPTQKQKVPVRILFQNSGGKVIFKHLKHHQIYEISCDKCHHERKTANNDPLPCGSCHPESFDKDFVRNHINSFPDNTYCIKCHHAELGKLNFNHEAHEEHADDDCQTCHHGEDIEEELQKCSNCHTSAGTKEIPSIRDAAHDRCVKCHEGQFKDGLKGCNPCHKMKDMTHYKGDTTPCAQCHQKPSKDLVLNRMSAFHDQCMICHRELKKGPYKDNDCDKCHLR, encoded by the coding sequence GTGCAAAAAAAGTTCTTTCCAATCATAATTATAACTGTACTGTTACTTGGATTAGCTGTTACCGGATATATACTTCCAACACAGAAACAAAAAGTTCCGGTTAGAATTTTATTCCAAAACAGTGGCGGTAAGGTAATTTTCAAACATTTAAAGCACCACCAGATTTACGAGATTTCATGCGATAAATGTCACCACGAGCGCAAAACAGCTAATAACGATCCTCTTCCATGCGGATCATGCCACCCGGAATCTTTTGACAAAGACTTTGTTCGCAATCACATAAATTCTTTTCCAGACAATACTTACTGCATAAAATGTCATCATGCAGAGCTTGGCAAACTCAATTTTAATCACGAAGCTCATGAAGAGCATGCTGACGACGATTGTCAGACTTGCCACCATGGGGAGGACATTGAAGAAGAACTTCAGAAATGTTCAAACTGCCATACCAGTGCCGGAACAAAAGAAATTCCAAGTATCAGAGATGCAGCACATGATCGCTGCGTAAAATGTCACGAAGGTCAGTTCAAAGACGGACTCAAAGGCTGTAATCCATGTCACAAAATGAAAGACATGACCCATTACAAAGGCGACACAACTCCATGTGCACAATGCCACCAAAAGCCAAGTAAAGATCTAGTGCTGAATCGTATGAGTGCATTCCATGATCAATGTATGATATGCCACAGAGAACTTAAAAAAGGGCCGTATAAAGATAATGATTGTGACAAGTGTCATTTAAGATAA
- a CDS encoding 4Fe-4S dicluster domain-containing protein, which produces MNPIFSLIPSERGPVLKIRDQHLSSALLISLEITGLKPLTAVGELVAKGQKIAFDHESTRSSVHSSVSGKVLNVKKDFILIEEQGELVAEPLTFNTTDSSSMLADLRDAGIDVSRFKQGCTLIINTVPAEAGIDGHRFLIEGFNHIMCEGLNFLKKALSPKASAIAVPQGMAWTLPGCTAHEIKPIYPNGLSAMIIKTVTGKEMPAGVCIVDAATLYRIGRTVHGKQPATEIMIKIGNTLFQAPIGTTVGLLVSKAGYTLSEGDRVILGGPLSGKAVYSLNHGISADTQGITVITGNKEPVTKDSPCVGCGECVIRCPARLMPNMISRHAEFGLFENTKAYFIGSCFECGLCAYWCTAKRPLLQYIRLAKKELFSKPILEDLRE; this is translated from the coding sequence ATGAATCCTATTTTTTCACTTATTCCATCAGAGCGCGGTCCGGTGCTGAAAATAAGAGATCAACATTTAAGTTCAGCGCTGTTGATATCTCTGGAAATTACTGGACTAAAACCACTTACCGCAGTTGGTGAACTTGTCGCAAAAGGACAAAAAATTGCTTTTGATCATGAGAGCACACGTTCATCAGTTCACTCTTCAGTGTCAGGAAAAGTCCTAAACGTAAAAAAAGACTTTATTCTCATTGAAGAGCAAGGAGAGCTTGTTGCGGAGCCATTAACATTTAACACCACCGACAGTTCTTCCATGCTCGCAGACCTTAGAGACGCGGGGATTGACGTTAGCCGTTTTAAACAAGGATGTACTCTAATCATCAACACAGTTCCGGCAGAAGCTGGAATAGACGGACATAGATTCTTAATCGAAGGATTTAATCATATAATGTGTGAAGGGTTGAATTTTCTAAAGAAAGCCCTTTCACCGAAAGCTTCAGCTATCGCCGTACCACAAGGCATGGCATGGACTCTTCCGGGCTGCACCGCTCATGAAATAAAGCCGATCTATCCAAACGGATTATCTGCAATGATCATTAAGACTGTCACCGGAAAAGAAATGCCTGCCGGAGTTTGCATTGTAGACGCTGCAACTCTTTATAGAATAGGGAGAACCGTTCACGGCAAACAGCCGGCAACCGAAATCATGATAAAAATCGGAAACACACTCTTTCAAGCGCCGATAGGCACAACAGTCGGACTATTAGTAAGCAAAGCTGGATATACTCTATCAGAAGGTGATAGAGTTATTCTAGGCGGTCCTTTATCAGGAAAAGCTGTCTACTCACTAAACCACGGAATTTCAGCGGATACGCAGGGAATAACCGTTATTACAGGTAACAAAGAACCTGTAACAAAGGATTCACCATGTGTCGGATGCGGAGAATGTGTAATCAGATGTCCGGCTAGACTGATGCCGAACATGATCTCCAGACACGCTGAATTCGGGCTGTTTGAAAATACTAAGGCGTATTTCATCGGTTCATGTTTTGAATGCGGGCTTTGCGCTTATTGGTGCACGGCTAAGCGTCCCTTGCTGCAATATATTAGACTGGCCAAAAAAGAACTTTTCAGCAAACCAATACTTGAAGATCTTCGGGAATAA
- a CDS encoding RnfABCDGE type electron transport complex subunit D gives MKPISGAPVLTVSSSPHIHCGRTIKGTSFEILLALLLAAGFAIWHSNILAMRILALSCVVAVLTEAACLRIMKREIESDNYTALLCGLMFGFLIAPSSPWWLVAVGSSLSIILGRMVFGGLGGSPLCAPLVGWAICKVSWPDLMDFDITMLGSELTYPLSQLKNFGPETLNEYSLKSLLLGFQLGGSGAAQSGPILLGGLYLLSRKIIRPDIPLAFIAGVTFTAATFYAISPLDYCSPIYHLLCGSTLFGAFFLATDGSSSPVGHIPMIAFGFIAGVLVIIIRIYGIYPDGVPFAILLANLTTPLLEKIRPKPFGGITNIHLQR, from the coding sequence ATGAAACCGATAAGCGGAGCCCCTGTTTTAACAGTTTCAAGTTCTCCTCATATTCATTGCGGGCGAACCATTAAAGGAACTTCTTTTGAAATACTGCTGGCCTTACTCCTCGCAGCAGGATTTGCTATCTGGCACAGCAATATACTTGCAATGAGAATTCTTGCTCTTTCATGCGTGGTCGCGGTCCTTACAGAAGCTGCCTGCCTACGTATAATGAAACGTGAAATTGAATCCGACAACTACACAGCTCTACTATGCGGCCTTATGTTCGGATTTCTCATAGCACCAAGTTCTCCTTGGTGGCTTGTAGCTGTCGGTAGCTCGCTTTCAATAATACTGGGAAGAATGGTCTTCGGTGGTCTTGGAGGTTCTCCATTATGTGCTCCGCTAGTAGGCTGGGCCATCTGCAAAGTTTCATGGCCTGATCTTATGGATTTTGACATAACAATGCTGGGTTCGGAACTGACCTACCCGCTGAGTCAACTTAAAAATTTCGGTCCTGAAACACTAAACGAGTATTCCTTAAAATCATTATTATTAGGATTCCAGCTTGGCGGATCAGGAGCAGCGCAATCCGGTCCAATTCTTCTCGGTGGATTATACCTGCTAAGTCGTAAAATTATCCGACCCGATATCCCTTTAGCCTTTATTGCAGGTGTAACTTTCACCGCAGCGACTTTTTATGCAATATCTCCTCTTGATTACTGCTCACCGATTTATCACCTATTATGCGGAAGCACATTATTCGGAGCTTTCTTTCTTGCAACAGACGGTTCCTCTTCTCCTGTTGGACATATCCCGATGATTGCCTTCGGATTTATTGCCGGAGTACTGGTCATAATCATAAGAATTTACGGAATATATCCTGATGGAGTTCCATTTGCCATATTGCTTGCAAATCTGACAACGCCACTACTCGAAAAAATCAGACCTAAACCCTTCGGTGGAATAACCAATATACATTTGCAGAGGTAA